In Streptomyces sp. NBC_00704, a genomic segment contains:
- a CDS encoding AMP-binding protein, with product MNVSAHVDTFARDHLPPPAQWPELCFDLPGLDYPARLNCADELLAGPPSDRVAFRTPSGLSWTYGELRAHVDRIAHLLSGELGVAPGNRVLLRGPTTPWLAACWLAVLKAGAIAVTVLAQHRPPELRTLCGIARVEHALCDVRAVDDLVAARIPGLRITTYGGDSPGDLLNRPAPAGPYRAVGTACDDVALIAFTSGTTGRPKGCMHFHRDVLAIADTFSRHVLRPLPDDVFAGSPPLGFTFGLGGLVVFPLRAGASALLLEQAGPRQLLPAVAEHGVSVLFTAPTAYRAMLDELDGLDGLDLSSLRRCVSAGENLPAATWRAWHERTGLRLINGIGATELLHIFISAADDDVRPGTTGVPVPGWQARVQDADGAPVPDGEPGLLAVRGPVGCRYLADPRQEQYVRDGWNVTGDTYVREADGYFRYVARADDMIVSAGYNIAGPEVEEALLRHPDVLETAVVGRPDERRGQVAVAFAVLREGAPRDTEALRAFLRRELAPYKCPREFVLLDALPRTATGKLQRFRLRASGCTEGDQQ from the coding sequence ATGAACGTCTCGGCCCATGTCGACACCTTCGCGCGCGACCATCTGCCGCCGCCCGCGCAGTGGCCCGAGCTGTGCTTCGACCTGCCCGGGCTGGACTATCCCGCCCGGCTGAACTGCGCCGACGAGCTGCTCGCCGGTCCGCCGTCGGACCGGGTGGCGTTCCGGACGCCGTCGGGGCTCTCCTGGACGTACGGGGAACTGCGCGCCCATGTCGACCGGATCGCCCATCTGCTCAGCGGGGAGCTGGGGGTGGCGCCGGGCAACCGTGTGCTGCTGCGCGGTCCCACCACGCCCTGGCTCGCGGCCTGCTGGCTGGCGGTGCTGAAGGCGGGCGCGATCGCGGTGACCGTGCTGGCCCAGCACCGTCCACCCGAGCTGCGCACCCTGTGCGGGATCGCCCGGGTGGAGCACGCGCTGTGCGACGTCAGGGCGGTGGACGACCTCGTCGCGGCGCGGATACCCGGGCTGCGGATCACGACGTACGGCGGGGACTCCCCCGGCGATCTGCTGAACCGGCCGGCGCCGGCCGGGCCGTACCGGGCCGTCGGGACGGCGTGCGACGACGTCGCGCTGATCGCGTTCACGTCCGGCACCACCGGTCGCCCCAAGGGCTGTATGCACTTCCACCGGGATGTGCTGGCGATCGCCGACACCTTCTCGCGGCATGTGCTGAGACCGCTGCCCGACGACGTCTTCGCCGGCAGCCCGCCGCTCGGCTTCACCTTCGGCCTCGGCGGGCTCGTCGTCTTCCCGCTGCGGGCGGGCGCCAGTGCGCTGCTGCTCGAACAGGCCGGGCCCAGGCAGCTGTTGCCCGCCGTCGCCGAGCACGGGGTGAGCGTGCTGTTCACCGCCCCCACCGCGTACCGCGCGATGCTCGACGAACTCGACGGGCTCGACGGGCTCGATCTCTCCTCGCTGCGGCGCTGCGTCTCGGCCGGCGAGAACCTGCCCGCCGCGACCTGGCGGGCCTGGCACGAGCGGACCGGGCTGCGGCTCATCAACGGCATCGGCGCCACCGAGCTGCTGCACATCTTCATCTCCGCCGCCGACGACGACGTCCGGCCTGGAACGACCGGTGTGCCGGTGCCGGGCTGGCAGGCGCGCGTGCAGGACGCCGACGGCGCGCCCGTGCCCGACGGCGAGCCCGGACTGCTCGCCGTGCGCGGGCCGGTGGGGTGCCGCTATCTCGCCGATCCACGGCAGGAGCAGTACGTGCGCGACGGCTGGAACGTCACGGGAGACACCTACGTCCGTGAGGCCGACGGCTACTTCCGGTACGTCGCCCGCGCCGACGACATGATCGTCTCCGCCGGGTACAACATCGCCGGCCCCGAGGTGGAGGAGGCGCTGCTGCGCCATCCGGACGTGCTGGAGACGGCGGTGGTGGGACGGCCCGACGAGCGCCGGGGTCAGGTGGCCGTCGCGTTCGCCGTGCTGCGCGAGGGCGCTCCGCGCGACACGGAGGCGCTGCGCGCGTTCCTCCGGCGGGAGCTGGCGCCGTACAAGTGTCCGCGCGAGTTCGTCCTGCTGGACGCGCTGCCGCGGACCGCGACCGGGAAGCTCCAGAGATTCCGGTTGCGAGCAAGCGGTTGCACCGAAGGTGACCAGCAGTGA
- a CDS encoding acyl-CoA dehydrogenase family protein: MPAFSLEPAQTAWCAELRALAADRLRPLAEKGEPGRVNRPLLAELGRLGLLARLFTSGAVDLCLMRESLAHACTEAETALALQGLGARPVHAHGTPAQRRRWLPRVADGTAVAAFALSEPGAGSDAAALSLAAEPDGPGAWRLTGEKCWISNAPEADFYTVFARTTPGAGARGVTAFLVPADRPGLTGSALDMLSPHPIGALRFDAVPVTADDVLGEPDRGFRVAMGTLDLFRASVGAFAVGMAGAALDAALSHTARRDAFGGKLRDLQTVAHQVAEMALRTEAARLMVHAAATAYDAGEPDVRKRVAMAKLLATETAQYVVDAAVQLHGARALRRGHLLEHLYREVRAPRIYEGASEVQRDIIARELYAEQAEAGKARTAAAEAGTAEAGAAAEAGTAAAEEGTAEAGARLDGHGERAGSGTEEAAR; the protein is encoded by the coding sequence ATGCCCGCATTCTCGCTCGAACCGGCACAGACCGCCTGGTGCGCCGAACTCCGGGCCCTGGCCGCCGACCGGCTGCGCCCCCTCGCCGAGAAGGGCGAGCCGGGCCGCGTCAACAGACCGCTCCTCGCCGAACTCGGCCGACTCGGCCTGCTGGCACGGCTGTTCACCTCCGGCGCCGTCGACCTCTGCCTGATGCGCGAGTCCCTGGCCCACGCCTGCACGGAGGCGGAGACCGCACTCGCGCTCCAGGGACTCGGCGCCCGTCCCGTGCACGCCCACGGCACCCCCGCCCAACGTCGGCGCTGGCTGCCCCGCGTCGCCGACGGCACCGCGGTCGCCGCCTTCGCCCTGAGCGAGCCGGGGGCGGGCTCCGACGCCGCGGCCCTGTCGCTCGCCGCGGAGCCGGACGGTCCCGGAGCCTGGCGCCTCACCGGGGAGAAGTGCTGGATCTCCAACGCCCCGGAGGCCGACTTCTACACGGTGTTCGCCCGCACGACCCCCGGCGCCGGGGCCCGCGGCGTGACCGCCTTCCTCGTCCCCGCCGACCGTCCGGGCCTCACCGGCTCCGCCCTCGACATGCTCTCCCCGCACCCCATCGGCGCCCTCCGCTTCGACGCCGTCCCCGTCACCGCGGACGACGTCCTCGGCGAGCCGGACCGCGGCTTCCGGGTCGCCATGGGCACGCTCGACCTGTTCCGCGCCAGCGTCGGCGCCTTCGCCGTCGGCATGGCCGGCGCCGCACTCGACGCCGCCCTCTCCCACACCGCCCGGCGGGACGCCTTCGGCGGCAAGCTGAGAGACCTCCAGACCGTCGCCCACCAGGTCGCCGAGATGGCCCTGCGCACGGAAGCGGCCCGCCTGATGGTCCACGCCGCGGCGACGGCCTACGACGCCGGGGAACCGGACGTCCGCAAACGGGTCGCGATGGCCAAGCTGCTCGCCACCGAGACCGCACAGTACGTCGTCGACGCCGCCGTCCAACTCCACGGCGCCCGCGCACTGCGCCGCGGCCACCTGCTCGAACACCTCTACCGCGAGGTGCGCGCACCGCGTATCTACGAAGGGGCCAGCGAGGTCCAACGGGACATCATCGCAAGGGAGTTGTACGCCGAGCAGGCGGAGGCGGGGAAGGCACGGACGGCGGCGGCGGAGGCGGGGACGGCGGAGGCGGGGGCGGCGGCGGAGGCTGGGACGGCGGCAGCAGAGGAGGGGACGGCGGAGGCGGGAGCGAGGCTGGACGGCCACGGCGAGAGAGCCGGTTCCGGGACCGAGGAGGCGGCCAGGTGA
- a CDS encoding RidA family protein encodes MSAERVNPPELSPPAGFSHAVVATGERVVFLAGQTALDTEGKIVGEGLPEQFERALTNLLTALRHCGGTPADLARVTVHATDVADYRAHAPRLGRIWRDLAGRDYPAMAVVEVVRLWDEEALVELDGIAVLGPPPSTPH; translated from the coding sequence GTGAGCGCCGAGCGCGTCAACCCGCCCGAACTCTCCCCGCCGGCCGGCTTCTCGCACGCCGTCGTCGCCACCGGCGAGCGCGTGGTCTTCCTGGCCGGACAGACCGCGCTGGACACCGAGGGGAAGATCGTCGGCGAGGGGCTCCCGGAGCAGTTCGAGCGGGCCCTTACCAATCTCCTCACCGCGCTGCGCCACTGCGGCGGCACTCCGGCCGACCTCGCCCGCGTCACCGTGCACGCCACCGACGTCGCCGACTACCGCGCGCACGCCCCGCGGCTCGGCCGCATCTGGCGTGACCTGGCGGGCCGGGACTATCCGGCCATGGCCGTCGTCGAGGTCGTCCGGCTCTGGGACGAGGAAGCGCTCGTCGAACTGGACGGAATCGCCGTCCTGGGCCCGCCGCCGTCCACCCCGCACTGA
- a CDS encoding DUF5999 family protein, translating into MCSHLTPGAAAHTRPSSDARPGHVVAAHPEQGWNLLCDGTIVFDDSGELLPDGRVVDPHRVASPGLAVAA; encoded by the coding sequence ATGTGTTCCCACCTGACTCCCGGCGCCGCTGCCCACACCCGGCCCTCCTCCGACGCCCGCCCCGGGCATGTCGTCGCCGCCCACCCCGAGCAGGGGTGGAACCTGCTGTGCGACGGCACGATCGTCTTCGACGACTCGGGCGAGCTGCTGCCCGACGGCCGGGTCGTGGACCCGCACCGGGTGGCCTCGCCGGGCCTCGCGGTCGCGGCCTGA
- a CDS encoding DUF6299 family protein — protein sequence MSKRPALYAAAGAAALLMLSGPAVTAHAAPSESVTVDPTGRLAADGTVTLSGTYRCADSSGPVFVSSSVGQSSDGARHGIGGTRAVCDGAEHSWQNTGKATPNDLAPGIAHVEATLMELRPDTGLPLPRFHAVHQQDVTLTQI from the coding sequence ATGTCGAAGCGCCCCGCACTGTACGCGGCAGCCGGCGCCGCCGCCCTGCTCATGCTGTCCGGACCGGCGGTCACCGCGCACGCGGCCCCCTCGGAGTCTGTCACCGTCGACCCGACGGGCCGACTCGCCGCCGACGGCACCGTCACCCTCTCCGGCACCTACCGCTGCGCCGACAGCAGCGGCCCGGTCTTCGTCAGCTCCTCCGTCGGCCAGAGCTCCGACGGTGCCCGGCACGGCATCGGCGGCACCCGCGCGGTGTGCGACGGCGCCGAGCACAGCTGGCAGAACACCGGCAAGGCCACCCCGAACGACCTGGCGCCCGGCATCGCCCACGTCGAGGCCACCCTGATGGAACTCCGCCCCGACACCGGCCTCCCCCTGCCCCGCTTCCACGCCGTGCACCAGCAGGACGTCACCCTGACCCAGATCTGA
- a CDS encoding helix-turn-helix domain-containing protein, whose translation MADDYLVRIGKLIRDARQHRGWTQAQLAEALGTSQSAVNRIERGNQNISLEMIARIGEALDSEIVSLGYAGPMHLRVVGGRRLSGAIDVKTSKNACVALLCASLLNRGRTVLRRVARIEEVYRLLEVLNSIGVRTRWVNDGVDLEIVPPAELDMAAIDAEAAVRTRSIIMFLGPLLHRVDQFKLPYAGGCDLGTRTIEPHMIALRRFGLEVAATEGQYHAVVDRAVRPDRPIVLTERGDTVTENALLAAARHHGVTVIRNASSNYMVQDLCFFLEALGVRVEGIGSTTLTVHGVANIDIDVDYSPSEDPVEAMSLLAAAVVTESELTVRRVPIEFLEIELAVLEEMGLDHDRTPEYPADNGRTRLVDLTVRPSKLEAPIDKIHPMPFPGLNIDNVPFFAAIAAVAQGKTLIHDWVYDNRAIYLTDLNRLGGRLQLLDPHRVLVEGPTRWRAAEMMCPPALRPAVVVLLAMMAAEGTSVLRNVYVINRGYEDLAERLNSIGAQIEIFRDI comes from the coding sequence ATGGCAGACGACTACCTCGTACGCATCGGCAAGCTCATCCGCGACGCCCGTCAGCACCGGGGCTGGACACAGGCACAGCTGGCCGAAGCGCTCGGAACCAGCCAGAGCGCCGTGAACCGCATCGAGCGGGGCAACCAAAACATCAGCCTTGAGATGATCGCCCGGATCGGTGAAGCCCTGGACAGTGAGATCGTCTCTCTGGGCTACGCGGGACCCATGCACCTGCGGGTCGTGGGCGGCCGCCGGCTGTCGGGCGCGATCGACGTCAAGACCAGCAAGAACGCGTGTGTGGCCCTGCTGTGCGCCTCCCTGCTCAACCGGGGGCGCACAGTGCTGCGCCGGGTCGCCCGCATCGAGGAGGTCTACCGTCTGCTCGAGGTCCTCAACTCCATCGGTGTGCGGACGCGGTGGGTCAATGACGGCGTCGACCTGGAGATCGTGCCGCCGGCCGAGCTGGACATGGCGGCGATCGACGCCGAGGCCGCCGTGCGCACCCGTTCCATCATCATGTTCCTCGGCCCGCTGCTGCACCGAGTGGACCAGTTCAAGCTGCCGTACGCGGGCGGCTGCGACCTCGGCACACGGACCATCGAGCCGCACATGATCGCGCTGCGCCGGTTCGGGCTGGAGGTCGCGGCGACGGAGGGGCAGTACCACGCTGTCGTCGACCGCGCCGTCCGCCCGGACCGGCCGATCGTGCTGACCGAGCGCGGAGACACGGTCACCGAGAACGCGCTGCTGGCGGCCGCCCGGCACCACGGCGTGACCGTCATCCGCAACGCCTCCTCGAACTACATGGTCCAGGATCTGTGCTTCTTCCTGGAGGCGCTCGGCGTCCGGGTCGAGGGCATCGGCTCCACGACGCTCACCGTGCACGGCGTGGCGAACATCGACATCGACGTGGACTACTCCCCCTCCGAGGACCCGGTCGAGGCGATGAGCCTGCTGGCCGCCGCGGTCGTCACCGAGTCGGAGCTGACGGTGCGCCGGGTGCCGATCGAGTTCCTGGAGATCGAGCTCGCGGTCCTGGAGGAGATGGGCCTCGACCACGACAGGACACCCGAGTACCCGGCCGACAACGGCCGCACCCGGCTCGTGGACCTCACGGTCCGGCCCTCCAAACTGGAAGCGCCGATCGACAAGATCCACCCGATGCCGTTCCCCGGCCTGAACATCGACAACGTCCCCTTCTTCGCCGCCATCGCGGCCGTCGCCCAGGGCAAGACCCTCATCCACGACTGGGTCTACGACAACCGCGCGATCTACCTGACGGACCTCAACAGGCTCGGCGGACGCCTCCAACTCCTGGACCCGCACCGGGTGCTGGTCGAGGGACCGACCCGCTGGCGGGCCGCCGAGATGATGTGCCCGCCCGCCCTGCGCCCGGCGGTGGTCGTACTGCTGGCGATGATGGCGGCCGAGGGGACCTCGGTACTGCGCAACGTCTACGTGATCAACCGCGGCTACGAGGACCTCGCCGAGCGGCTGAACTCGATCGGCGCCCAGATCGAGATCTTCCGGGACATCTGA
- a CDS encoding DUF4236 domain-containing protein, whose amino-acid sequence MPLTFRKSFRILPGVRLNINRRSWSITTGGGQHGPRHTHSSTGRRTTSMDLPGPFGWRHTRSRKRR is encoded by the coding sequence ATGCCCCTGACCTTCCGCAAGAGTTTCCGCATCCTCCCCGGCGTGCGGCTGAACATCAACCGGCGGTCGTGGTCGATCACCACCGGCGGCGGGCAGCACGGCCCGCGTCACACCCACAGCAGCACCGGACGTCGTACGACATCGATGGATTTGCCCGGACCTTTCGGATGGCGTCACACGCGTAGCCGCAAGCGGCGTTGA
- a CDS encoding ester cyclase, translating to MNRFVEFINTGDEDLAREVISPDAVFHAPSHPEPLRGPDGYMEVLGMMRGAFPDVRWTLEETVAEGDTVAARFTMRGTHDGEFFGVPASGNKISVQAMNFYYLADGRIVGERAQPDLLGVMQQIGAVPAP from the coding sequence ATGAACCGTTTCGTCGAGTTCATCAACACGGGCGATGAGGATCTCGCCCGCGAGGTCATCTCTCCGGACGCGGTGTTCCACGCACCGAGTCACCCGGAACCACTGCGGGGGCCCGACGGATACATGGAAGTCCTCGGGATGATGCGCGGCGCTTTCCCGGACGTCCGGTGGACGCTGGAGGAGACGGTCGCCGAAGGCGACACGGTGGCCGCGCGGTTCACCATGCGGGGAACCCACGACGGTGAGTTCTTCGGGGTCCCGGCGAGCGGCAACAAGATCTCGGTGCAGGCCATGAACTTCTACTACCTGGCCGACGGCCGGATCGTCGGCGAACGGGCTCAGCCCGACCTGCTCGGGGTGATGCAACAGATCGGTGCCGTACCGGCGCCGTGA
- a CDS encoding PadR family transcriptional regulator: protein MLELAILGFLAEGSLSGHELRRRVSQLTGYRRPVSDGSLYPAINRLTKAGLIERRADPAAGAARYVLSLTGPGRAEMLQRLRKPADHEITDFTRFYVVLAFLSHLPDVAEQHAVLRRRLEFLEEPASFFYDSDRPLRAEEIADPYRRGMLLTARATSRAERTWLREALGENPPAFDTAGTGSDPHAPAAPAAPAAPAAPAN, encoded by the coding sequence ATGCTGGAACTCGCGATACTCGGCTTCCTGGCCGAGGGCTCTCTGTCCGGACACGAGCTGCGCCGCCGCGTCTCACAGCTGACCGGTTACCGGCGGCCGGTCAGCGATGGCAGCCTGTATCCGGCGATCAATCGTCTGACCAAGGCGGGCTTGATCGAGCGGCGTGCCGACCCGGCCGCGGGAGCGGCCCGGTACGTGCTCAGTCTGACCGGGCCGGGGCGGGCCGAGATGCTTCAGCGTCTACGCAAGCCCGCCGACCACGAAATCACCGACTTCACCCGGTTCTACGTCGTTCTGGCATTCCTCTCTCACTTGCCTGACGTGGCCGAACAGCACGCGGTGCTGCGCAGGCGGCTGGAGTTCCTGGAAGAACCGGCGAGTTTCTTCTACGACAGTGACCGGCCCCTGCGTGCCGAGGAGATCGCCGACCCCTACCGGCGCGGCATGCTGCTGACCGCCCGCGCCACCAGCCGCGCCGAACGGACCTGGCTGCGCGAAGCCCTCGGGGAGAACCCGCCCGCATTCGACACCGCAGGCACCGGCAGCGACCCCCATGCGCCCGCTGCTCCCGCCGCGCCCGCCGCGCCCGCCGCTCCCGCGAACTGA
- a CDS encoding NADPH:quinone reductase codes for MLASWYDDQGPAADVLHVGELPDPVPGPGEVRVRVTVSGVNPGDTKKRRGWLGSSMPYPRVVPHSDGAGVIDAVGDGIDARRVGQRVWVYGAQSYRPFGTAAQYTVVPDHQAAPLPDHLGDELGASLGIPGITAHRTVFADGPVDGRLVLVHGVLGAVGSLAAQLAHWAGATVIATVRRTADLDRVDPAVVSHAIALDTGEPAAAIRAYAPRGVDRIIEVALSDNADLDNAVAAQGAVIAAYATRADRTEIPFWPLLFNNVTLRLLGSDDFPAEAKRQAARDLTSAAAVGALTVDVRDRHPLDDIAKAHDHVDDGGGHGRVLLTIPE; via the coding sequence ATGCTTGCTTCCTGGTACGACGACCAGGGCCCCGCCGCCGATGTCCTGCACGTCGGTGAACTCCCCGATCCCGTCCCCGGCCCCGGTGAGGTCCGCGTCCGGGTCACCGTCTCGGGCGTCAACCCCGGCGACACCAAGAAGCGGCGCGGCTGGCTCGGCTCGTCCATGCCCTACCCGCGGGTGGTCCCGCACAGCGACGGCGCCGGCGTCATCGACGCCGTGGGCGACGGGATCGACGCCCGCCGCGTCGGACAGCGGGTCTGGGTGTACGGCGCCCAGTCCTACCGCCCCTTCGGCACCGCCGCCCAGTACACCGTCGTACCCGACCACCAGGCCGCGCCCCTGCCCGACCACCTCGGCGACGAGCTGGGCGCGAGCCTCGGCATCCCCGGCATCACCGCCCACCGCACCGTCTTCGCCGACGGCCCGGTCGACGGCCGACTGGTCCTGGTCCACGGAGTCCTCGGCGCCGTCGGCTCTCTGGCCGCCCAGCTCGCCCACTGGGCCGGCGCCACCGTGATCGCCACCGTCCGCCGAACCGCGGACCTCGACCGCGTCGACCCGGCCGTCGTCTCCCACGCCATCGCCCTGGACACGGGCGAGCCCGCCGCCGCCATCCGCGCGTACGCGCCGCGGGGCGTCGACCGGATCATCGAGGTCGCACTGTCCGACAACGCCGACCTCGACAACGCCGTCGCCGCCCAGGGGGCCGTCATCGCCGCCTACGCCACCCGTGCGGACCGCACCGAGATCCCCTTCTGGCCCCTTCTGTTCAACAACGTCACCCTGCGGCTGCTCGGCAGCGACGACTTCCCCGCCGAGGCCAAGCGCCAGGCCGCCCGCGACCTCACCTCCGCCGCCGCCGTCGGCGCCCTCACCGTCGACGTCCGTGACCGCCACCCGCTGGACGACATCGCCAAGGCCCACGACCACGTCGACGACGGCGGTGGCCACGGCCGCGTCCTGCTCACCATCCCCGAATAG
- the acnA gene encoding aconitate hydratase AcnA, protein MSANSFDARSTLQVGDESYEIFRLDKVEGSARLPYSLKVLLENLLRTEDGANITADHIRALGTWDSQAQPSQEIQFTPARVIMQDFTGVPCVVDLATMREAVKELGGDPAKVNPLSPAELVIDHSVIADKFGTNEAFAQNVELEYGRNRERYQFLRWGQTAFDDFKVVPPGTGIVHQVNIEHLARTVMVRNGQAYPDTLVGTDSHTTMVNGLGVLGWGVGGIEAEAAMLGQPVSMLIPRVVGFKLTGELPTGTTATDLVLTITEMLRKHGVVGKFVEFYGEGVAATSLANRATIGNMSPEFGSTAAIFPIDDETLKYLKLTGRSEQQVALVETYAKEQGLWLDPKAEPDFSEKLELDLSTVVPSIAGPKRPQDRIVLANAAEQFKQDVRNYVDDVDEAGKESFPASDAPAVAPNGAPSNPVTVTAPDGSTYEIDHGAVTVAAITSCTNTSNPYVMVAAALVAKKAVEKGLTRKPWVKTTLAPGSKVVTDYFDKAGLTPYLDKVGFNLVGYGCTTCIGNSGPLPEEVSKAVNDHDLAVTSVLSGNRNFEGRINPDVKMNYLASPPLVVAYALAGSMKVDITKDALGADQDGNPVFLKDIWPSEAEVNDVVANAIGEDMFNKSYQDVFAGDAQWQALPIPTGDTFEWDTESTYVRKPPYFEGMTMETTPVSDITGARVLAKLGDSVTTDHISPAGAIKADTPAGKYLTEHGVERRDFNSYGSRRGNHEVMIRGTFANIRLRNQIAPGTEGGYTRDFTQDGGPVAFIYDASRNYIEQGVPLAILAGKEYGSGSSRDWAAKGTALLGVKAVIAESYERIHRSNLIGMGVLPLQFPEGTNAESFGLTGEETFSFTGVEELNNGSTPRTVKVTTDTGVEFDAVVRIDTPGEADYYRNGGIMQYVLRSLIRK, encoded by the coding sequence GTGTCGGCGAACAGCTTCGACGCCCGCAGCACGCTGCAGGTGGGCGACGAGTCGTACGAGATCTTCCGGCTGGACAAGGTGGAAGGCTCGGCTCGCCTTCCGTACAGCCTGAAGGTGCTGCTGGAGAACCTGCTCCGTACCGAGGACGGCGCGAACATCACCGCCGACCACATCCGTGCGCTCGGCACCTGGGACTCCCAGGCCCAGCCGTCGCAGGAGATCCAGTTCACGCCGGCGCGCGTGATCATGCAGGACTTCACCGGCGTGCCCTGCGTCGTCGACCTCGCCACCATGCGCGAGGCCGTCAAGGAGCTGGGCGGCGACCCCGCCAAGGTCAACCCGCTCTCCCCGGCCGAGCTGGTCATCGACCACTCCGTCATCGCCGACAAGTTCGGCACCAACGAGGCCTTCGCGCAGAACGTCGAGCTGGAGTACGGCCGCAACCGGGAGCGCTACCAGTTCCTGCGCTGGGGCCAGACCGCGTTCGACGACTTCAAGGTCGTCCCGCCGGGCACCGGCATCGTCCACCAGGTGAACATCGAGCACCTGGCCCGCACGGTCATGGTCCGTAACGGTCAGGCCTACCCCGACACCCTGGTCGGCACCGACTCGCACACCACCATGGTCAACGGCCTCGGCGTCCTCGGCTGGGGCGTCGGCGGCATCGAGGCCGAGGCCGCGATGCTCGGCCAGCCGGTCTCCATGCTGATCCCGCGCGTCGTCGGCTTCAAGCTCACCGGCGAGCTGCCCACCGGCACCACCGCCACGGACCTCGTCCTCACGATCACCGAGATGCTGCGCAAGCACGGCGTCGTCGGCAAGTTCGTCGAGTTCTACGGTGAGGGCGTCGCCGCCACCTCCCTCGCGAACCGCGCCACCATCGGCAACATGTCGCCGGAGTTCGGCTCCACCGCCGCGATCTTCCCGATCGACGACGAGACCCTGAAGTACCTCAAGCTCACCGGCCGCTCCGAGCAGCAGGTCGCGCTCGTCGAGACGTACGCCAAGGAGCAGGGCCTCTGGCTGGACCCGAAGGCCGAGCCGGACTTCTCCGAGAAGCTGGAGCTCGACCTCTCGACGGTCGTCCCCTCCATCGCCGGCCCGAAGCGCCCGCAGGACCGCATCGTCCTCGCGAACGCCGCCGAGCAGTTCAAGCAGGACGTCCGCAACTACGTGGACGACGTCGACGAGGCGGGCAAGGAGTCCTTCCCGGCCTCCGACGCCCCGGCCGTCGCCCCGAACGGCGCTCCGTCCAACCCGGTCACCGTGACCGCCCCCGACGGCTCGACGTACGAGATCGACCACGGCGCGGTGACGGTCGCGGCCATCACCTCCTGCACCAACACGTCCAACCCGTACGTCATGGTCGCCGCCGCGCTGGTCGCGAAGAAGGCCGTGGAGAAGGGCCTGACCCGCAAGCCGTGGGTCAAGACCACCCTCGCCCCGGGCTCGAAGGTCGTCACCGACTACTTCGACAAGGCGGGCCTCACCCCGTACCTCGACAAGGTCGGCTTCAACCTCGTCGGCTACGGCTGCACCACCTGCATCGGCAACTCCGGCCCGCTGCCGGAGGAGGTCTCCAAGGCCGTCAACGACCACGACCTCGCCGTCACCTCGGTGCTCTCCGGCAACCGCAACTTCGAGGGCCGGATCAACCCCGACGTCAAGATGAACTACCTGGCCTCCCCGCCGCTGGTCGTCGCGTACGCCCTCGCCGGCTCGATGAAGGTGGACATCACCAAGGACGCCCTGGGCGCCGACCAGGACGGCAACCCGGTCTTCCTCAAGGACATCTGGCCCTCCGAGGCCGAGGTCAACGACGTCGTGGCCAACGCCATCGGCGAGGACATGTTCAACAAGTCCTACCAGGACGTCTTCGCGGGCGACGCCCAGTGGCAGGCGCTGCCGATCCCGACCGGCGACACCTTCGAGTGGGACACCGAGTCGACCTACGTCCGCAAGCCCCCGTACTTCGAGGGCATGACGATGGAGACCACCCCGGTCTCCGACATCACCGGCGCCCGTGTGCTGGCCAAGCTCGGCGACTCCGTGACCACGGACCACATCTCGCCCGCCGGCGCCATCAAGGCCGACACCCCGGCCGGCAAGTACCTCACCGAGCACGGCGTCGAGCGTCGTGACTTCAACAGCTACGGCTCCCGCCGCGGCAACCACGAGGTCATGATCCGCGGCACGTTCGCCAACATCCGCCTGCGCAACCAGATCGCGCCGGGGACGGAAGGCGGCTACACCCGCGACTTCACCCAGGACGGCGGTCCGGTGGCGTTCATCTACGACGCCTCCCGCAACTACATCGAGCAGGGCGTCCCGCTGGCCATCCTGGCCGGCAAGGAGTACGGCTCGGGCTCGTCCCGCGACTGGGCCGCCAAGGGCACCGCGCTGCTCGGCGTCAAGGCCGTCATCGCCGAGTCGTACGAGCGCATCCACCGCTCCAACCTGATCGGCATGGGCGTCCTCCCCCTGCAGTTCCCGGAGGGCACCAACGCCGAGTCCTTCGGCCTGACCGGCGAGGAGACCTTCTCCTTCACCGGCGTCGAGGAGCTGAACAACGGCAGCACCCCGCGCACCGTCAAGGTCACCACCGACACGGGCGTCGAGTTCGACGCGGTCGTCCGCATCGACACGCCGGGCGAGGCCGACTACTACCGCAACGGCGGCATCATGCAGTACGTGCTCCGCAGCCTGATCCGCAAGTAA